GGCGGCATGATGACGCTGATCGCCACGGTCACCGTGGGGCTGTCGGCCGCGTCGCCGAACCCCAAGCGCATGTCGTTCCAGATGGCCTGCGGCACGGCGATCGGGGCCTTCGTCGGGTTCTTCGAGACCTTCTTCGTGTTCCCCTGGATCGATGGTTTCCCGCTGCTGTGCATGGTTCTGGCGCCGGTCTTCGTGCTGGGGGCATTCCTGTCATCGCGGCCAGCGTACGCCGGTTATGGCATTGGTTTGCTGGTGTTCTTCGCCATTGGTTCGGTGCCCAACAACCTGACCGTGTACGACCCCTACACCTTCATCAACGATTACATCGGCATGGTCATCGGCATGTTCGTCTGTGCGGCGGCCGGGGCGATCATTTTGCCGCCCAACAGCCGCTGGCTGTGGAGCCGGCTGGAGCAGGAGCTGCGTGAGCAGGTGCTGTTCGCCATCAGCGGCCGCCTGCGCGGCCTGGGCTCGGCCTTCGAAAGCCGCACCCGCGACCTGCTGCACCAGGCCTATGGCCTGGCCGCCGGCAAGCCGCAGGTGCAGAGCGAGTTGATGGGCTGGATGTTCACGGTGCTGGAGGTCGGCCACGCCATCATCGAGCTGCGCAAGGAGCAGGCCCGCGCCCCGATCCACCCGGCGTATGCCGAGTCGCAGCCGTGGCGTCAGGCCATCCGCGTCATGGGCCGGGCGTTGGCGCGTTTGTTCCTGCAGCCCAGCGCCAGTAACCACGAGCGCGCCCTGGTGGCGGTGGACCACGCCATCAGCCGCGTGCAGGCCACCGACGAACCCTTCGCCCGGCACTTCGACACCTCGGTGCTGCGCCGGGCGCAAAGCTACCTGCACTTCATCCGTTCATCCCTGCTGGACCCACAGTCGCCGCTGGCACCGGCGAAAGGATTGCACCATGCCCCGTGAAATCGCCTTCCATGGCGTGTACATGCCCACCATGACCTTGATGTTCCTGTTCGCCCTGGGCCTGGCCTGGGGCCTGGACCGCTTCATCGCCAGCCATGACGGCTACCGCTTCTTCTGGCACCCGGCGCTGCTGCGCCTGAGCCTGTTCGTTTGCCTTTTCGGCGCCCTGGCGCTGTCTGTCTACTGGTGAGAAACCTTCGATGAAAAAGTTCTTCAGCCTGATCGCCACCCTGCTGGTGCTGGTTGCCGCCGTGGCGATCGGCCGCCAGTTGTGGCTGCACTACATGACCACGCCGTGGACCCGCGACGGTCGCGTGCGTGCCGACATCATCAACGTCGCCGCCGACGTGCCGGGCTATGTGGTAAATGTGCCGGTCAAGGACAACCAGCAGGTGAAGAAGGGTGACTTGTTGATCCAGATCGACCCTGAGCACTACCAGCTGGCCGTCGATCAGGCCAAGGCGCTGGTTGCCTCGCGCAAGGCCACCTGGGAAATGCGCAAGGTCAACGCAAAGCGCCGGGCCGACATGGACAACCTGGTGATCTCCAAGGAAAACCGCGACGACGCCAGCAACATCGCCAATTCGGCCCAGGCAGATTATCAACAGGCCCTGGCCGAGCTGGCGGCAGCCGAACTGAACCTCAAGCGCACGCATATCGTGGCCACGGTGGACGGTTACGTGACCAACCTGAACATCCACAGGGGCGACTATGCGCGCACCGGTGAGGCGGTGATGGCGGTAGTCGACGAGAACTCGTTCTGGGTGTATGGCTTCTTCGAAGAGACCAAGCTGCCGCACGTGAAGGTCGGTGATCAGGCCGAGTTGCAGATGATGAGCGGCGAGCGCATCAAAGGCCACGTGGAGAGCATCGCCCGCGGCATCTACGACCGCGACAACCCGCAAAGCCGCGAGCTGATCGCCGATGTGAACCCGACGTTCAACTGGGTGCGTCTGGCGCAGCGGGTGCCGGTGCGGATTCACATCGATGAAGTGCCGGAAGGGTTTTTGTTGGCGGCGGGGACGACGTGTACGGTGGTGGTGAAGCCTAGTGAGGGGTGAGTTCGGCACAACGTTTCCAGCGCCTATGAGATCGAGCGTCGCGCGGGCGGCGCTCGATTTGATAAGCGCTACAAATGTCATGGCGAACACCGGGTGGCCCAAACGCTCTTTAACCCGCAGCCCCCACCAACACCGGCACCGCAACCTGATCAATCACCTTCGCGCTGATCGACGGGTCCAGCAACCGCCCCAACCGTGACAGGTGCCGGTGGCCCATGATGATCAATTCGCAGTTCAATGCCTGCGCCTTCGCCACGATGGCCTCGACCGGCTGCCCGGCCACCATACAGCCCTGGCTGGTGAAACCGGCCTCCTGCAACACACGCACGGCGTCCGCCACGGCGCTTTCGCCCAGGTGTTGTTCTTCGCAGGCGGCGGGGTATTCCTCCCGTTCCTCGGCGGTGTAGGGCGCGGGTTTTTCGTGCACGGTGAAGGTGCTGTCGATGGCCAGCAGCACATGCAGTTCGTGTTGATCGGGGCGACAGTAGCGGCGGGCGAGGGTGAGCAAGGCAGCGGATGCGGGAGAGGCGTCGATGGCGATGAGGACCGGGGTGGGCATGGGAATCCTTGTCGAAGCTAAATGATGTACTGGCTTTGCCGGCCTCTTCGCGGGGCAAGCCCGCTCCCACAGGTACCGCACAAACCTCGGGCATTGTGGGGTACCTGTGGGAGCGGGCTTGCCCCGCGAAGAGGCCGGTACAGCCACTGCATCACTTATGGCCCATCCAAAGCCCGGAATAAATGCCCCACCACGCACGACCTTATTGCGTCTGGCGCAATCAACCAACCTGCTACCATCGCCTATCCCACAATCGCCACGGAAATCGGCCATGCAACTCCCGGACATGAACCTGCTCGTCGCCCTCGACGTCCTGCTCGATGAAGGCAGCGTAGTCGGCGCGGCACAGCGCATGAACCTGAGCCCTGCCGCCATGAGCCGGACCCTGGGGCGCATCCGCGATGCCCTGGGCGACCCGATTCTGGTGCGCGCCGGCCGTGGCCTGGTGCCGACACCCCGTGCGCTGGCCCTGCGCGAGCAGGTGCATGGGCTGGTGGAGCAAGCCGGGCAGGTATTCCGCAGCCGTGACGATGTCGACCTGGTGAACCTGGACCGTGCTTTCAATATCCGCACCAACGATCTGTTCATCGCCCTGTACGGCGCCCAGCTGCTGCGCATGATGCTGGCCCAGGCGCCGCGCACGGTGCTGCGTTTCGTGCCCGAGGGCAGTGGTGACGATGATGCGGTGCTGCGCAACGGGCAGATCGACTTGATCATCAGCTCGGCCATCGAGCTGGGCCCGGAGATGAAGGTACAGCGCCTGTTCAACACCTACTTCGTAGGCCTGGCCCGGGTAGGGCACCCGATCTTCGATGCCGAGATTACCCCTGAGCGTTTCGCCGCCTATCCGCAAATCAGCGTATCGCGCCGGGGCCGGGCCAATGGGCCGATCGATGTGGCGTTGGCCCACCACAAGGTGGAACGGCGGGTGGCGCTGATCACTACCAGCTTCCATTCGGCGATGTTCTCGTTGCCGGATTCGGACCTGATCCTGCCGATACCGGCCAACATCCTCAACAGTGTGCAGCGCTTGAAGTTGCCCTTGCGCTCGTTCGAGATCCCGGTGCCGTTGGAAAAGGTCAATGTGATGCAGGCCTGGCACCCGCGGTTTGACAACGACCCGGCGCACCGGTGGTTGCGTCAGACATTGAAGGCGTGTGGCAGGTTTGATCCGTAAAAGCGCATCGATTGCGTCTGACGCAATATAAACCTGCCAACAAGTCAGTTTTCGTCAGCATTCGACCTTCTTAGACTTGCTCCAGCCCTGAAATTGTTGCTGGAGATGTATTCCCATGAGTTCCCTGACCGCGCCTTCTGCCGCGCTGGCCGCCGCCCCAGCGCCGGCCGCCCCTGTGCAGACAGCGTTTGGCCTGCAGGTGGTGGTGGGGCTGTTCGGTGTGTTGTTGGCGGTGCTGTGCGCCGGGCTCAACGAGGCGGTTACCAAGATTTCCCTGAGCGACATTCGTGGCGCCATGGGCATCGGTGCCGACGAGGGGGCCTGGCTGCTTGCCGTGTACAGCGCGGCTTCGGTGTCGGCGATGGCCTTCGCACCCTGGCTCGCCACGACCTTCTCCCTGCGCCGCTTCACCCTGTCTGCCGTCGGCCTGTTCGCCGTGCTCGGCCTGATCCAACCCTTCGCCCCCAACCTGCACAGCCTGATGCTGCTGCGCGTGCTGCAAGGTTTCGCCTCGGGCGCCTTGCCGCCCATGCTGATGAGCGTCGCGCTGCGTTTTCTGCCACCAGGCATCAAGGTTTATGGCCTGGCCTGCTATGCCCTGACCGCCACCTTCGGGCCGAACCTCGGCACACCGCTGGCGGGCCTCTGGACCGAGTACGTCGGCTGGCAGTGGGCGTTCTGGCAGATCATTTTGCCGTCGCTGCTGGCGATGTTATGCGTCGGTTGGGGCCTGCCCCAGGACCCGCTGCGCCTCGAACGCTTCAAGCAACTCGACTGGCGTGGTGTGCTGCTTGGCCTGCCCGCCATCAGCTGCACCGTGCTGGGCCTGTCGCTGGGCGACCGCTGGGGCTGGTTTGACTCGCCGCTGATCTGCTGGTTGCTGGGCGGTGGCCTGCTGTTGCTGGTGCTGTTCCTGTACAACGAATGGTCCGAGCCGTTGCCGTTCTTCCAGCTGCGCATGCTCTCGCGGCGCAACCTGAGCTTTGCCCTGCTGACCCTGGCCGGTGTGCTGATCGTGTTGTCTGGTGTGGGCAGCATTCCGTCGGCGTACCTGGCGCAGATCCAGGGCTATCGCCCGGCGCAGACCAGCCCGCTGATGATGCTGGTGGCCATGCCGCAACTCATCGCCCTGCCGCTCACGGCGGCGCTGTGCAACATCCGTGCGGTGGACTGCCGCTGGGTGCTGGCGACGGGGCTTGGCATGCTGGCGCTGTCGTGCGTGGGCAGCAGCCTGCTGACCTCCGAGTGGATACGCGGCGACTTCTACCCCTTCTATTTGCTGCAGGTGTTCGGCCAGCCGATGGCGGTGCTGCCGCTGTTGATGCTCTCGACCAACGGCATGACCCCGCAGGAAGGCCCGTTCGCCTCGGCCTGGTTCAACACGGTCAAGGGGCTGTCGGCGGTGATTGCCGGTGGCCTGCTGGATGCCTTGGGCACTGTGCGTCGGCATTTTCATTCCAACCACCTGGTCGACAGCCTGGGCAATGCGCCGTTGATCGATGACAGCGCTGCCGGCCTTGCCAGGCGCATTCATGAACAGGCCCAGGTACTGACCTCGGCCGACCAGTACCTGGTGATGGCGTGCATCGCCGTCGCTTTGATCTGCCTGATTCCCTTCGTGCCTACCCGGATCTTCCCGCCGCGTGCGGTGGCTTGAGCCCGTGAATGAATTCGAGAACTTGAAATGACCAACAACCGCAAGACAATCATCATCGGCTCGGTGCTCGCCGTGGCCGTGCTGGCCGGTATCGTCGGCCCCTGGATGTTTGGCAGTGATCACCGCCAGAGCACCAACGACGCCTACGTGATCGCCGACTACACCGTGGTCGCGCCCAAGGTCGCGGGCTTTATCAAAGAGGTGCTGGTCGAGGACAACCAGCAGGTCACGGCCGGTCAATTGCTCGCGACCCTCGATGCCCGCGACTATCAGGCCGCACTCGACGCTGCCCAGGCGCAATTGCTGGTGGCCAAGGCGCAGAGCGCCGACGCCCGTGCCACGCTGGAGCGCCAGGCGGCACTGATCGCCCAGGCCGAAGCCGCGGTGAAGGCAGCTCAGGCCGAAACGGCCTTCGCCGATCATGAAGTCAACCGCTACAGCCGCCTGGCCGAGCAGGGCGCCGGCACCGTGCAGAACGCCCAGCAGGCGCGCAGCGGGGTCGA
The sequence above is drawn from the Pseudomonas putida genome and encodes:
- a CDS encoding DUF1656 domain-containing protein, encoding MPREIAFHGVYMPTMTLMFLFALGLAWGLDRFIASHDGYRFFWHPALLRLSLFVCLFGALALSVYW
- a CDS encoding HlyD family secretion protein is translated as MKKFFSLIATLLVLVAAVAIGRQLWLHYMTTPWTRDGRVRADIINVAADVPGYVVNVPVKDNQQVKKGDLLIQIDPEHYQLAVDQAKALVASRKATWEMRKVNAKRRADMDNLVISKENRDDASNIANSAQADYQQALAELAAAELNLKRTHIVATVDGYVTNLNIHRGDYARTGEAVMAVVDENSFWVYGFFEETKLPHVKVGDQAELQMMSGERIKGHVESIARGIYDRDNPQSRELIADVNPTFNWVRLAQRVPVRIHIDEVPEGFLLAAGTTCTVVVKPSEG
- a CDS encoding universal stress protein; the protein is MPTPVLIAIDASPASAALLTLARRYCRPDQHELHVLLAIDSTFTVHEKPAPYTAEEREEYPAACEEQHLGESAVADAVRVLQEAGFTSQGCMVAGQPVEAIVAKAQALNCELIIMGHRHLSRLGRLLDPSISAKVIDQVAVPVLVGAAG
- a CDS encoding LysR family transcriptional regulator, with the translated sequence MQLPDMNLLVALDVLLDEGSVVGAAQRMNLSPAAMSRTLGRIRDALGDPILVRAGRGLVPTPRALALREQVHGLVEQAGQVFRSRDDVDLVNLDRAFNIRTNDLFIALYGAQLLRMMLAQAPRTVLRFVPEGSGDDDAVLRNGQIDLIISSAIELGPEMKVQRLFNTYFVGLARVGHPIFDAEITPERFAAYPQISVSRRGRANGPIDVALAHHKVERRVALITTSFHSAMFSLPDSDLILPIPANILNSVQRLKLPLRSFEIPVPLEKVNVMQAWHPRFDNDPAHRWLRQTLKACGRFDP
- a CDS encoding MFS transporter, whose product is MSSLTAPSAALAAAPAPAAPVQTAFGLQVVVGLFGVLLAVLCAGLNEAVTKISLSDIRGAMGIGADEGAWLLAVYSAASVSAMAFAPWLATTFSLRRFTLSAVGLFAVLGLIQPFAPNLHSLMLLRVLQGFASGALPPMLMSVALRFLPPGIKVYGLACYALTATFGPNLGTPLAGLWTEYVGWQWAFWQIILPSLLAMLCVGWGLPQDPLRLERFKQLDWRGVLLGLPAISCTVLGLSLGDRWGWFDSPLICWLLGGGLLLLVLFLYNEWSEPLPFFQLRMLSRRNLSFALLTLAGVLIVLSGVGSIPSAYLAQIQGYRPAQTSPLMMLVAMPQLIALPLTAALCNIRAVDCRWVLATGLGMLALSCVGSSLLTSEWIRGDFYPFYLLQVFGQPMAVLPLLMLSTNGMTPQEGPFASAWFNTVKGLSAVIAGGLLDALGTVRRHFHSNHLVDSLGNAPLIDDSAAGLARRIHEQAQVLTSADQYLVMACIAVALICLIPFVPTRIFPPRAVA